A genomic segment from Lignipirellula cremea encodes:
- a CDS encoding alpha/beta fold hydrolase yields MTLKDGARIAYAVRPGTGPTLVLIPGSFESLESWQAVVESLDHDLQVVVVELRGHGESWPPPNAQTGTIEQLADDVLEVLQAADLKSCYLGGHSIGGMVAIECAGRQPQRLKGVIAIEGWTHNAVLRDAFQGNTEGTLSAAQKSRKLELREPTTKRWTAEQRSSFAQIWTKWNGKPILEQTSLPVLELWGDRGGERPDRDKMQIPDRPNIRLTWVTGASHFLPLEKPKETAHAVQAFIRKVEGKQR; encoded by the coding sequence GTGACTCTCAAGGATGGCGCCAGAATCGCCTACGCCGTGCGTCCGGGAACAGGACCGACGCTGGTGCTCATTCCTGGCAGTTTTGAGTCGCTGGAAAGCTGGCAAGCGGTCGTCGAAAGTCTCGACCATGATCTCCAGGTGGTCGTCGTGGAACTGCGTGGGCATGGCGAAAGCTGGCCGCCGCCGAACGCCCAAACAGGCACGATAGAACAACTGGCCGACGATGTCCTGGAAGTCCTCCAGGCGGCCGACCTGAAATCGTGCTACCTCGGCGGTCACAGCATCGGCGGGATGGTGGCGATCGAATGCGCCGGGCGACAGCCGCAGCGACTAAAGGGCGTCATCGCGATCGAAGGCTGGACGCACAACGCCGTCCTGCGGGACGCATTCCAGGGGAACACGGAAGGCACCCTGTCGGCGGCCCAGAAGTCTCGAAAGCTCGAACTTCGTGAACCCACCACCAAACGCTGGACCGCGGAACAAAGGTCCTCGTTCGCACAGATCTGGACGAAGTGGAATGGCAAGCCAATCCTGGAGCAGACCTCGCTACCCGTCCTGGAACTCTGGGGAGACCGCGGCGGCGAAAGACCGGATCGAGATAAAATGCAAATTCCCGATCGGCCGAATATTCGCCTGACGTGGGTCACCGGAGCCTCGCACTTCTTGCCGCTCGAAAAGCCGAAAGAAACGGCGCACGCCGTTCAAGCGTTCATTCGGAAAGTGGAAGGCAAGCAGCGGTAG
- a CDS encoding ThuA domain-containing protein — MYRSLLPVLLLTLLAVSGNSRLAQAAKPEPLRGLIVTGGCCHDYPRQTLILKEGLSQRIAITWDVVHESDAGDTRISIFEKPDWTKGYDVVLHNECYANITDPKFIGNIVNAHKDTGVGAIVIHCATHTFRAAETDEWRKLLGVTTRRHERTKRSLEVVNQAPQHPIMQNFPKSWNTPNGELYVIENMWPHAAPLAAASSTETKKDEICMWTNEYGKARIFGTTLGHHNETMMADEWLDTVAQAVLWTTRRLDENGEPTPGYEGTGKAPFSFQRNDGPQPTPADPKSKKK, encoded by the coding sequence ATGTACCGATCCTTGCTGCCTGTTCTGCTGTTGACCCTGCTTGCTGTGAGCGGAAATTCCCGCCTGGCCCAGGCTGCGAAGCCGGAGCCGTTACGCGGGTTGATCGTCACCGGCGGCTGCTGCCATGACTATCCTCGCCAAACCTTGATCCTCAAAGAAGGGCTCAGCCAGCGGATCGCCATCACCTGGGATGTCGTCCATGAAAGCGACGCCGGCGACACGCGCATCTCCATCTTTGAGAAGCCCGACTGGACCAAGGGCTACGATGTGGTGCTGCACAATGAGTGCTACGCCAACATCACCGACCCCAAATTTATCGGCAATATTGTCAACGCCCACAAAGATACCGGCGTCGGCGCCATTGTCATCCACTGCGCCACGCATACCTTCCGCGCGGCCGAAACCGACGAATGGCGCAAGCTGCTGGGCGTCACCACCCGGCGGCACGAACGGACCAAGCGTTCGCTCGAAGTCGTGAACCAGGCGCCCCAGCATCCGATCATGCAGAACTTCCCCAAATCCTGGAACACGCCCAATGGCGAGCTGTACGTGATCGAAAACATGTGGCCGCACGCCGCCCCCCTGGCCGCCGCCAGCAGTACAGAAACGAAGAAAGACGAGATCTGCATGTGGACGAACGAATACGGCAAAGCCCGCATCTTCGGCACCACGCTGGGGCACCACAACGAAACGATGATGGCCGACGAATGGCTGGACACGGTCGCCCAGGCTGTGCTGTGGACGACCCGCCGCCTGGACGAGAACGGCGAGCCGACTCCCGGTTACGAAGGCACAGGCAAGGCCCCCTTTAGCTTCCAAAGGAACGACGGCCCCCAGCCCACGCCCGCCGATCCGAAGAGCAAAAAGAAGTAA
- a CDS encoding DUF1501 domain-containing protein, which translates to MSLLLPHLSRREMLTQAGAGFGALALSALLGQTARSDERAASPQPHHRPRAKNVIFLFMEGGPSAIDLFDPKPKIEELAGKPLPASFGPVITPMGEYDAPLLPSQRSWKQYGQSGTWVSDWLPHTAECVDDIAVIRSCYGEGLNHSNGVCQMNTGSILGGRPSLGAWVTYGLATENDNLPAFVVINNDGGKPTNGPRNWSAGFMPALYQGAELQSGPVPIKNLANPPGVSQQQQRSKLDLLHELNQQHAGPRSQQTELEARIRSYELAFRMQAEAPEAIDLESETADTFALYGLDDQATQSFGRDCLLARRLVERGVRFVQLYHGAGSKWDAHNNIEKNHGGLCKASDKPIAGLLKDLKRRGLLQDTLVIWGGEFGRTPMSEKGNGRDHNPYGFTMWMAGGGVRGGQTIGATDEIGLHAIDNRLHIHDLHATILWLLGLNHMDLIYYHKGRPERPTLNEGEPYTRIAT; encoded by the coding sequence ATGAGCTTGTTGTTGCCGCATCTATCCCGCCGAGAAATGCTGACCCAGGCCGGCGCCGGCTTTGGCGCTTTGGCGTTATCGGCCCTGCTGGGACAAACGGCTCGTAGCGACGAAAGAGCTGCCTCTCCCCAGCCGCATCACCGGCCGCGGGCCAAGAATGTGATCTTCCTGTTCATGGAAGGCGGTCCTAGCGCCATCGACCTGTTCGACCCCAAGCCAAAAATCGAGGAGCTGGCCGGCAAACCGCTGCCCGCAAGTTTCGGCCCCGTCATCACCCCCATGGGCGAGTACGACGCGCCGCTGCTGCCGTCCCAACGCAGCTGGAAACAGTACGGCCAGTCCGGAACCTGGGTCTCCGACTGGCTGCCGCATACGGCCGAGTGCGTCGACGACATCGCCGTGATTCGCTCCTGCTATGGCGAGGGACTCAACCACAGCAACGGCGTTTGTCAGATGAATACCGGCTCCATCCTGGGAGGACGACCCTCGCTGGGCGCCTGGGTGACCTACGGCCTGGCGACCGAGAACGATAACCTGCCGGCCTTTGTCGTCATCAACAATGACGGCGGCAAGCCGACCAACGGACCGCGCAACTGGAGCGCCGGATTCATGCCAGCCCTCTACCAGGGCGCCGAGCTGCAAAGCGGTCCCGTGCCGATCAAAAACCTGGCCAATCCGCCCGGCGTCAGCCAGCAGCAGCAGCGCAGCAAACTCGACCTGCTGCACGAACTGAACCAGCAGCACGCCGGCCCGCGCTCCCAGCAGACCGAGCTGGAAGCCCGCATCCGCAGTTACGAACTGGCCTTCCGGATGCAAGCCGAAGCCCCCGAGGCGATCGACCTGGAAAGCGAAACGGCCGACACCTTTGCGTTGTACGGTCTCGACGACCAGGCAACCCAGAGCTTTGGCCGCGACTGCCTGCTGGCCCGGCGACTGGTGGAACGGGGCGTCCGTTTTGTGCAGCTGTACCACGGCGCCGGCTCCAAATGGGACGCCCATAACAACATCGAAAAGAACCACGGCGGTCTGTGCAAAGCGTCGGACAAACCGATCGCCGGTCTGCTGAAAGATCTCAAACGCCGCGGCCTGCTGCAGGATACGCTCGTCATCTGGGGCGGCGAATTCGGCCGCACTCCGATGAGCGAAAAAGGAAACGGACGCGACCACAATCCGTACGGCTTTACCATGTGGATGGCCGGCGGCGGCGTCCGCGGCGGACAAACGATCGGCGCCACCGATGAGATCGGCCTGCACGCCATCGATAACCGGCTGCACATTCACGACCTGCACGCCACCATTCTTTGGCTGCTGGGACTCAACCACATGGACCTGATCTACTACCACAAAGGCCGGCCCGAACGCCCAACCCTCAACGAGGGCGAACCGTACACCCGCATCGCCACCTGA
- a CDS encoding leucine-rich repeat domain-containing protein, with product MKPQPASRKPSPPLSDPFDRPPRVRWLLLLLCLPLLAGLLFVAWRQGPTANEEAYWRIRGAIPTFNASGQLTELRFSRDADPLLALVAASQQPYLRRIDLSHTAVRDEDLQTLTGVVALEALDLSFTTVTDAGLEELGSHPQLRSLKLKGAAITDAGLRALRTFHNLRELSLSETAIHGPGLADVLDLQLLEKLYLSQTEIGDESLSLVAAFPRLKWLGLRATRVTTAGLEELRTLQELELIHLGETQIDDGVAPILAGWEKLEGVSLEETALTPSALESLQKAAPQLIIFKP from the coding sequence ATGAAACCCCAGCCTGCGTCGCGGAAACCCTCGCCGCCGCTATCGGATCCGTTCGACCGCCCGCCACGGGTGCGATGGCTGCTGCTCCTGCTTTGCCTGCCGCTGCTCGCTGGCCTGCTCTTTGTTGCCTGGCGCCAGGGACCGACGGCGAACGAGGAAGCCTACTGGCGGATCCGCGGCGCCATTCCGACCTTCAACGCCAGCGGTCAACTTACGGAGCTGAGATTCTCTCGCGACGCCGACCCGCTGCTGGCCCTGGTCGCCGCCAGCCAGCAGCCGTATCTGCGCCGCATCGATCTGTCGCACACCGCCGTGCGGGATGAAGACCTGCAGACGCTCACTGGCGTCGTCGCCCTGGAAGCGCTCGACCTGAGTTTCACCACCGTCACCGACGCCGGCCTGGAGGAACTCGGATCGCACCCGCAGCTCCGCTCGCTCAAGCTCAAAGGCGCCGCCATCACCGACGCCGGTCTCCGGGCCCTTCGGACCTTCCACAACCTGCGTGAACTAAGCCTGTCCGAAACGGCCATCCACGGCCCGGGCCTGGCCGACGTGCTGGATCTGCAGCTTCTGGAAAAGCTCTACCTCAGCCAGACCGAGATCGGCGATGAAAGCTTGTCACTCGTCGCCGCCTTCCCTCGCCTGAAATGGCTCGGCCTGCGCGCCACCCGGGTCACCACCGCCGGCCTGGAAGAACTACGGACGCTGCAGGAGTTAGAGCTGATCCATCTGGGCGAAACGCAAATCGACGACGGCGTGGCGCCGATTCTCGCCGGGTGGGAGAAGCTGGAGGGCGTCAGTCTGGAAGAGACCGCGCTCACCCCCAGCGCGCTAGAGTCTTTACAAAAGGCGGCCCCCCAGCTCATCATTTTCAAACCGTAA
- a CDS encoding DinB family protein, with amino-acid sequence MHVAAHLKASLELPTFVVESYLADLTDDELFLRPAEQMNHIAWQLGHLIASEHNQIEQLRPGSMPPLPDGFSAQHSKETSASESRDGFRTRDEYLRLMQEQRAGALAVLESLTDEELMAPGPEGLHYFGPTVGCIFAGQATHWMMHAGQWAVVRRGLGKPPLF; translated from the coding sequence ATGCATGTTGCGGCTCATTTAAAGGCGTCGCTGGAGTTGCCGACGTTCGTCGTCGAGAGCTATCTGGCCGACCTGACCGACGACGAGCTGTTCCTTCGGCCGGCCGAGCAGATGAATCATATCGCCTGGCAACTGGGGCATCTGATCGCCAGCGAGCACAACCAGATCGAACAGCTGCGGCCCGGCTCCATGCCGCCTTTGCCGGATGGCTTCTCCGCCCAGCACAGCAAGGAAACGTCGGCCAGCGAGAGCCGCGACGGCTTTCGCACGCGGGACGAATACCTGCGGCTGATGCAAGAGCAGCGGGCCGGCGCCCTGGCCGTGTTGGAATCGCTCACCGACGAAGAGTTGATGGCCCCTGGACCCGAGGGGCTGCATTACTTCGGTCCGACCGTAGGCTGCATCTTCGCCGGCCAGGCAACCCACTGGATGATGCACGCCGGACAATGGGCCGTGGTGAGAAGAGGGCTGGGAAAGCCCCCGCTGTTTTGA
- a CDS encoding ribosome-binding factor A, with product MSKSPRGGDARPDRKTLQLCRQIEKALSYAFSLCNNELVSGLQVDEVVPAPNAARLMVFVSSLDAGVTPTDALAALHEAAPQLRTEVAASINRSKTPDLIYQFQASGGAPGSPDSF from the coding sequence ATGTCCAAATCTCCCCGCGGAGGCGACGCCCGTCCCGACCGCAAAACGCTTCAGCTCTGCCGCCAGATCGAAAAGGCGCTCAGCTACGCGTTCTCCCTGTGTAATAACGAGCTGGTCAGTGGACTGCAGGTCGACGAAGTCGTCCCGGCCCCCAATGCGGCCCGGCTGATGGTGTTCGTCAGCAGCCTGGACGCCGGCGTCACGCCAACCGACGCCCTGGCCGCCCTCCACGAAGCGGCGCCCCAGCTGCGCACCGAAGTCGCCGCCAGCATCAACCGCAGCAAAACCCCCGATCTCATTTACCAGTTCCAGGCAAGCGGCGGAGCGCCCGGCTCCCCTGATAGTTTCTGA
- a CDS encoding redox-sensing transcriptional repressor Rex, whose protein sequence is MASSKEKGSSPEPPKAVVIRLSLYLRELQHLVREGIETTSSTQLGSRLGFSDAQVRKDLAYFGQFGRPGIGYPCAELIDTVRGILGADRSWPIALVGAGNLGRALLRYKGFSQRGFDIVAAFDTDPGKIGGKLEAVPIYSLEDLPAVAREKSIQLGIIATPVGAAQQAADQLVAAGVAGILNFAPLAISLPDHVRTSEVDLAIELEQLSFAVVNSTIGKIK, encoded by the coding sequence ATGGCTTCGTCGAAAGAAAAAGGCAGCAGTCCCGAGCCGCCCAAGGCCGTGGTGATTCGCTTGAGCCTTTACCTGAGAGAACTTCAGCATCTGGTGCGCGAAGGCATCGAAACCACAAGTTCGACACAACTTGGTTCGAGACTTGGCTTTAGCGATGCGCAGGTACGGAAAGACCTGGCGTACTTTGGTCAGTTCGGGCGGCCTGGAATCGGTTACCCCTGCGCCGAACTGATCGACACCGTGCGGGGAATCCTGGGCGCCGATCGCTCCTGGCCAATTGCCCTGGTCGGAGCCGGAAACCTCGGCCGCGCGTTGCTGCGATATAAGGGATTCTCCCAGCGAGGCTTTGACATCGTGGCCGCCTTTGACACGGACCCCGGGAAAATTGGCGGCAAGCTGGAAGCGGTGCCCATTTACTCCCTCGAAGACCTGCCGGCGGTCGCCCGGGAAAAGTCGATCCAGCTGGGCATCATCGCTACGCCGGTCGGAGCCGCCCAGCAGGCGGCCGATCAACTGGTCGCTGCCGGGGTGGCCGGCATCCTCAATTTCGCTCCGCTGGCGATCTCGTTGCCCGACCATGTGCGTACGTCGGAAGTCGATCTGGCGATTGAGCTGGAGCAACTCTCCTTTGCGGTGGTGAACTCCACCATCGGCAAGATCAAATAG
- a CDS encoding alkaline phosphatase D family protein has product MMLQQFDRFSPPLLSGALLALAVALTVPSASAAEMAMGFRVGEVTQDSAIIWTRVTRHAERNQTGYREPVKRAARVDAYTPSTVKVEDREGATPGAVGQVRVLYSVHADRSEPQATAWETVAAEQDFVHQFPLQGLQSGTRYYLQVEARDTATAPVSATALGSFGTPAAAQVWQDVQFGVITGQSYWDLDHKDGFHIYPAMQAMNLDFLVPTGDTVYLDSEEPRARTIDLARYHWHRMYSLPRHVALHRDTPGYWEVDDHDTWCNDCWPTLKAPWMNPLTFTEGFDVYREQNPLGKAAYRTFRWGKGLQVWIVEGRLYRSPNTMPDGPEKTIWGKEQLAWLQETIAASDADFRVLISPTPIVGPDRDKGKNDNHANDAFAYEGNRFREWTKGLKNFYTCCGDRHWQYMSVDPASGLREFSCGPASNEHAGGNPEQPDWQPFLRVKGGYLTVAVTKEQGQPQIVFRHHDVHGKVVHEYVDAKAPKGP; this is encoded by the coding sequence ATGATGCTGCAGCAATTTGATCGCTTTTCTCCTCCGCTCCTTTCTGGAGCCCTCCTGGCGTTAGCGGTAGCCCTGACGGTTCCGTCGGCTTCGGCCGCCGAAATGGCGATGGGTTTCCGTGTGGGCGAGGTCACCCAGGATTCGGCCATCATCTGGACACGTGTGACCCGGCACGCAGAGCGGAACCAGACAGGCTACCGCGAGCCGGTCAAGCGGGCGGCCCGTGTCGACGCGTACACGCCGTCGACCGTCAAAGTTGAGGATCGCGAAGGGGCAACGCCCGGCGCCGTCGGCCAGGTGCGGGTGTTGTATTCGGTGCATGCGGATCGCTCCGAGCCGCAGGCGACCGCGTGGGAAACGGTCGCGGCCGAACAGGACTTTGTGCATCAATTCCCGCTGCAGGGTCTGCAGTCCGGTACGCGGTACTACCTGCAGGTGGAAGCGCGGGATACGGCGACGGCGCCGGTGAGTGCGACCGCGCTTGGATCATTCGGCACGCCGGCGGCGGCCCAGGTGTGGCAGGATGTGCAGTTTGGCGTCATCACGGGGCAGTCGTACTGGGACCTGGATCACAAAGACGGTTTTCACATTTATCCGGCGATGCAGGCGATGAACCTCGATTTCCTCGTGCCGACCGGCGACACGGTGTACCTGGACAGCGAAGAGCCGCGGGCCCGCACGATCGACCTGGCCCGCTACCATTGGCACCGGATGTATTCCCTGCCGCGGCATGTGGCGTTGCATCGGGATACGCCCGGTTACTGGGAGGTCGACGACCACGATACCTGGTGCAACGACTGCTGGCCGACGCTGAAGGCGCCGTGGATGAATCCGCTGACGTTTACCGAAGGCTTTGACGTTTATCGGGAGCAGAACCCGCTGGGGAAGGCCGCCTATCGAACGTTCCGCTGGGGAAAGGGACTGCAGGTGTGGATCGTGGAGGGGCGCCTTTACCGCTCGCCCAATACGATGCCTGACGGGCCGGAGAAGACGATCTGGGGAAAAGAGCAGCTGGCCTGGTTACAGGAGACGATCGCCGCCAGCGACGCCGACTTCCGCGTGCTGATCAGTCCCACGCCGATCGTCGGCCCCGACCGGGACAAGGGGAAGAACGATAACCACGCCAACGACGCGTTCGCCTATGAAGGGAACCGCTTTCGCGAGTGGACGAAGGGACTGAAGAACTTTTACACCTGTTGCGGCGACCGCCACTGGCAGTACATGTCGGTCGATCCGGCTTCGGGGCTGCGGGAGTTCTCCTGCGGACCGGCCAGCAACGAGCACGCCGGCGGCAATCCCGAGCAGCCGGACTGGCAGCCGTTCCTGCGCGTGAAGGGCGGCTATCTCACCGTCGCCGTGACGAAGGAACAGGGCCAGCCGCAGATCGTCTTCCGGCACCACGATGTGCACGGCAAGGTCGTGCACGAGTACGTCGACGCGAAGGCTCCCAAGGGGCCGTAG
- the tnpC gene encoding IS66 family transposase, whose protein sequence is MDASLSNDDGLVDAAFLEKVLRGRLSEAEARTFAAAGAEIIAFTMLALTQRVAGQQAAGPNTPSAAVPPYAKPTASPRKGQRRRGGQKGHPGVTRPPLPEPDRRRELQLDCCPECQGKLQRTGDTRTRRSEDIPDGLKPVITEDILHRDYCPTCKKRVEPKPPDVLPNCTLGNRTLVLSAVLHYLQGLTISQIVDTFNFHLRMKVTPGGLMQMWHRLATLLFAWYVQIQAECLDSARLNADETGWRVQGKTHWLWCFAGPDATFYMIDRSRGSPALQKFFTKAFEGVLITDFWSPYDAIVCADKQKCWPHLLRDMANVDEKHAGDKVWQSFARRVISVYREAKKLHAAKATTAAVDYDIAAMRLESRLATIAGEAWNHPDAARLAKRLAKYGDQLLTFLWHDDIPSDNNHGERQIRPAVMIRKNSYGNHSDRGMLTQSVLMTIFRTLKLRNQQPLETILEALANYAKTGKIPPLPQKAE, encoded by the coding sequence ATGGACGCTTCCCTTTCTAACGACGATGGCCTGGTGGACGCCGCCTTTTTGGAGAAGGTGCTGCGTGGGCGGTTGAGTGAGGCTGAGGCTCGAACGTTTGCTGCGGCCGGGGCCGAGATTATCGCCTTTACCATGCTGGCGCTTACGCAGCGGGTCGCTGGTCAGCAGGCGGCTGGGCCGAACACGCCGTCGGCCGCCGTTCCGCCGTACGCCAAGCCGACCGCTTCGCCCAGGAAAGGTCAGCGGCGACGCGGCGGACAAAAAGGACATCCCGGCGTCACCCGACCGCCGCTTCCTGAGCCGGATCGGCGCCGCGAACTCCAACTCGATTGTTGCCCTGAGTGCCAGGGCAAGCTGCAGCGAACAGGCGACACTCGCACTCGCCGCAGCGAAGACATTCCCGACGGCCTCAAGCCGGTCATTACGGAAGATATCCTGCATCGCGACTATTGCCCGACCTGCAAGAAACGCGTCGAGCCCAAGCCGCCCGACGTCCTGCCGAACTGCACGCTCGGCAATCGCACGCTGGTCCTGTCGGCCGTGCTCCATTACCTGCAGGGACTGACGATCAGCCAGATTGTCGACACCTTCAACTTCCATCTGCGAATGAAGGTCACGCCGGGCGGGCTCATGCAGATGTGGCATCGGCTGGCGACTCTGCTGTTCGCCTGGTACGTGCAGATTCAAGCCGAATGTCTCGACTCGGCCCGGCTCAACGCCGACGAAACCGGCTGGCGAGTGCAAGGCAAGACGCATTGGCTGTGGTGCTTCGCCGGGCCGGATGCGACTTTCTATATGATCGATCGCAGTCGCGGTTCGCCGGCGTTACAAAAGTTTTTTACCAAAGCCTTCGAAGGCGTCCTCATTACCGACTTCTGGTCGCCGTATGATGCGATCGTCTGCGCCGACAAACAGAAGTGCTGGCCGCACCTGCTGCGCGACATGGCGAACGTCGACGAAAAACACGCGGGTGACAAGGTCTGGCAGTCGTTCGCGCGGCGAGTGATCAGCGTCTATCGCGAAGCGAAGAAACTGCACGCCGCCAAGGCGACAACGGCTGCGGTCGACTACGACATCGCCGCGATGCGATTAGAAAGCCGACTGGCGACCATCGCCGGCGAAGCCTGGAACCACCCCGACGCGGCCCGCCTCGCCAAACGCCTGGCGAAGTACGGCGACCAGCTGCTGACCTTTTTATGGCACGACGACATCCCCTCGGACAACAACCACGGCGAGCGTCAGATTCGTCCGGCGGTGATGATCCGCAAGAACAGTTACGGCAACCACAGCGACCGCGGCATGCTCACCCAATCGGTACTGATGACGATCTTCCGCACCCTCAAACTGCGAAATCAACAACCGCTCGAAACGATCCTCGAAGCCCTCGCGAACTACGCCAAAACCGGAAAAATCCCGCCCCTGCCGCAGAAGGCTGAATAG
- a CDS encoding methyltransferase family protein yields MKETAYLLQATLIAAWWIGLTCSSRFFDAFQFSGISSIAFWSFFGPDVLVIAALSLVRAYREYRTLELIVLGAFAYAALYCCNAVALTNSGYLPTGLMVLGLLYNTFLCFPNAAFRVSSSKHTTTNALKTLIQIVCVWTLALVAVPYVLLDAFDALRFPTVSIGSVVGTGLFLACSLLGLSSSFFIVRDGKGTPLPLDQTNSLVMSGPYRYVCNPMAIAGIGQCISIALIFQSFPILTYSLIGAFFWHCVVRPIEERDLAERLGDAYTEYRREVSCWIPTFKRNAT; encoded by the coding sequence ATGAAAGAGACCGCGTATCTACTTCAGGCGACGCTCATCGCGGCTTGGTGGATCGGCCTCACATGCAGTTCACGCTTCTTCGACGCTTTCCAATTCTCCGGAATCTCGTCGATAGCATTTTGGTCCTTTTTTGGTCCCGACGTCCTGGTGATTGCCGCGCTTTCACTGGTGCGAGCGTACCGTGAATATCGAACACTTGAATTGATCGTCTTGGGAGCGTTCGCCTATGCCGCACTGTACTGTTGCAACGCAGTCGCCCTCACCAACAGCGGTTACCTGCCAACCGGTCTGATGGTTCTAGGCCTGCTTTACAATACCTTTCTTTGCTTTCCAAACGCAGCTTTTCGCGTTTCATCGTCCAAGCACACCACAACGAACGCACTGAAAACGCTCATTCAGATCGTCTGCGTTTGGACGCTGGCGCTCGTCGCCGTTCCGTACGTTTTACTGGACGCATTCGACGCCCTCAGATTTCCAACAGTTTCTATCGGATCGGTTGTTGGTACTGGGCTCTTTCTCGCCTGCAGTCTGCTTGGACTAAGCAGTTCGTTTTTTATTGTTCGGGATGGTAAGGGAACTCCGCTGCCGCTGGACCAAACCAACTCACTGGTGATGTCTGGCCCCTATCGATACGTTTGCAACCCAATGGCCATTGCTGGCATTGGTCAGTGCATCTCGATTGCGCTGATTTTTCAATCGTTCCCGATACTGACATACTCGCTCATTGGCGCGTTTTTCTGGCACTGCGTTGTTCGTCCCATCGAAGAACGTGACCTGGCAGAGCGACTTGGTGACGCCTACACGGAATACAGACGTGAAGTTTCTTGCTGGATACCCACATTCAAGCGAAACGCCACATAA